The Halogranum gelatinilyticum DNA segment GCGAGCGCGGCTACTCGGTCAACCGCGAAGAACAGCTCGACGGCGTGAAGGCGGTCGGCGTCCCGGTCACCGGCCCGAACGACGAGGTGCTCGGCGCGTTCAGCGTCGCCAGCCCCGCCAACCGCCTCACTGGGGAATGGTTCACCGAGGAGCTGCCGAACGTCGTCCTCGGCGTCGCCAACGAGTTCGAACTCGAATACTCACTGTCGTAGAACTGTTACAGGTGTAGAACTGTAACGCCAGTCACGTGAGACACCACGCCCACCGTTACGAACCTAACCGTGTCACACCGCGTTGCCGAGTCGGCAGCCGTCGGTCAGTAGTCCTGTAGCTCCAGTTCGACGAGGTTCGCCGTGTCGGAGACAGCCATCGGCAACTCTTCGTTAAAGTACGTCCCTCGCGCACGACTCGCCGGGACGGCGACACTAATCGCACCCTTCACCTCGCGGTCGTCACCGGAGTCGGAGTCCAAGAGCGGGGCGGCGATACAACAGAGTCCGTTCAGTTGCTCTTCGCGGTCGAACGCGACGCCCTCGGAGCGGGCTGTCGCCAGTTCCTCTTTGAGGGCTGCTCGGTCGGTGATGGTCCGGTCCGTCGTCGGCGGGAGACCGTGACGGTCGAGGATCTCGTCGACGCGGCGTTCGTCCATGTGCGCAAGCACGGCCTTTCCCAGCGCGTTGTTGTGGAGATGTTTCCGGTGGCCGATGGTGTCGAAGTTGACCGCACCCTCGCCGCGGTTGTCGTAGATGTAGTAGCCGTAGCCGTGTTCTTCGGTCATCAGAATACACAGCTCGCCGGTCTCCTCCGCGAGTCGGTCGATCTGCGGCTTGCCGACCTGGTAGATGTCGAGTTGGTTGACCAGGTCGTGGCCCATGCTGAGGAAGTTCATACTGAGTTGGTAGCCGTCGTGCCGACGGACGACGAACTCGAAGTCGGCCAGCGTCTCCAGATGGTAGTACGCCGTGCTCTTCGCGAAGCCGAGTTCGGTGGCAATCTCCGTCGCCGACGCCGGTCCGATAGCGGCGACTGTCCGGAGTAGCTCGAGGGTTCGCCCCGAGGCTTCGATCCGTTTTCCCGTCCGGTTCTCGCTCATAGACGGTCGAATGGGCCGAACTATTATGAATGTTCACCACAGTTGAACGGGTGGCGACACCACGGTTGCAGTGAGCGGTACCGGAACGGTCGACGGTGAGGACTCGGCCGGGAGACGAGAGTATAGAGTCGT contains these protein-coding regions:
- a CDS encoding IclR family transcriptional regulator is translated as MSENRTGKRIEASGRTLELLRTVAAIGPASATEIATELGFAKSTAYYHLETLADFEFVVRRHDGYQLSMNFLSMGHDLVNQLDIYQVGKPQIDRLAEETGELCILMTEEHGYGYYIYDNRGEGAVNFDTIGHRKHLHNNALGKAVLAHMDERRVDEILDRHGLPPTTDRTITDRAALKEELATARSEGVAFDREEQLNGLCCIAAPLLDSDSGDDREVKGAISVAVPASRARGTYFNEELPMAVSDTANLVELELQDY